Proteins from a single region of Vulgatibacter sp.:
- a CDS encoding TetR/AcrR family transcriptional regulator, with the protein MGRAEQKAETRERILASAGKLLRERGIAAASVQEVMKGAGLTVGGFYAHFASKEALVDETIRGTIGRARGMLLRVHEESAIEGVIRRYLSRRHRDEAEVCPLPAIAGEIASGAPHGTVLAEELAAHARALAELLPAGGNRRERALGLLALLFGGLTLARATRGTALSDEILKACRAFARDGLAAEDERRGT; encoded by the coding sequence ATGGGACGGGCGGAGCAGAAGGCGGAGACCAGGGAGCGCATCCTCGCTTCGGCGGGGAAGCTCCTGCGCGAGCGCGGCATCGCCGCCGCCAGCGTGCAGGAGGTGATGAAGGGGGCCGGCCTGACCGTGGGCGGCTTCTACGCCCACTTCGCCTCGAAGGAGGCGCTGGTGGACGAGACGATCCGCGGCACCATCGGCAGGGCCCGCGGCATGCTCCTTCGGGTGCACGAGGAGAGCGCGATCGAGGGTGTGATCCGCCGCTACCTCTCCCGGCGGCATCGGGACGAGGCAGAGGTCTGCCCGCTCCCCGCCATCGCCGGCGAGATCGCCAGCGGCGCGCCCCACGGCACCGTGCTCGCCGAAGAGCTCGCCGCCCACGCCAGGGCGCTGGCGGAGCTGCTGCCCGCGGGAGGCAACCGCCGCGAGCGGGCGCTGGGCCTGCTCGCGCTGCTCTTCGGCGGCCTCACCCTGGCCCGCGCCACCAGAGGCACCGCGTTGTCCGACGAGATCCTGAAGGCCTGCCGTGCGTTCGCGCGGGACGGCCTCGCAGCCGAAGACGAGAGGAGAGGCACGTGA